One genomic segment of Pseudomonas chlororaphis subsp. aurantiaca includes these proteins:
- a CDS encoding UDP-N-acetylmuramoyl-tripeptide--D-alanyl-D-alanine ligase, with amino-acid sequence MLKALKLSELSGPLAGRLLAGDCSFDGVSIDSRAIKPGQLFIALAGPRFDGHDYLNEVAAKGAVGALVEREVPDSTLPQLLVSDTRQALGQLGALNRAAFTKPVAAITGSSGKTTVKEMLASILRTRGPVLATRGNLNNDLGAPLTLLELAPEHTAAVIELGASRIGEIAYTVAMTKPHVAIINNAGTAHVGEFGGPEKIVEAKGEILEGLDASGIAVLNLDDKAFPIWKARAAGRQVLSFALTNNAADFYASDIQRDARGCPNFTLHAGNGSERIQLNLLGTHNVANALAAAAAAHALGVSLFGIATGLNAVQPVKGRTVAQLAKNGMRVIDDTYNANPTSMCAAVDILTGFSGRTVLVLGDIGELGDWAEQGHREVGAYAAGKVSALYAVGPMMAHAVAAFGEHARHFASQAELIAALGAEQDTNTTILIKGSRSAVMENIVAALCGSSTEKH; translated from the coding sequence ATGCTTAAGGCCCTGAAACTCAGTGAACTGAGCGGCCCGCTGGCGGGGCGCCTGCTGGCTGGCGATTGCAGTTTCGATGGCGTGAGCATCGACAGCCGGGCGATCAAGCCGGGCCAACTCTTTATTGCCCTGGCCGGCCCGCGTTTCGACGGGCACGACTACCTGAATGAGGTCGCCGCCAAAGGCGCCGTCGGCGCCCTGGTCGAGCGCGAAGTGCCAGACAGCACGCTGCCGCAGTTGCTGGTCAGCGATACCCGACAGGCGCTCGGCCAGTTGGGAGCGTTGAATCGCGCGGCTTTTACCAAGCCTGTCGCGGCGATTACCGGCTCCAGTGGCAAGACCACGGTCAAGGAAATGCTGGCCAGCATCCTGCGTACGCGCGGGCCGGTGCTTGCCACGCGCGGCAACCTGAACAACGACCTGGGCGCACCCTTGACCCTGCTGGAACTGGCCCCGGAGCACACCGCGGCGGTGATCGAGCTGGGGGCTTCGCGCATCGGCGAAATTGCCTACACCGTGGCGATGACCAAGCCGCATGTCGCCATCATCAATAACGCCGGTACCGCCCATGTTGGCGAGTTTGGCGGGCCGGAAAAAATCGTCGAGGCCAAAGGCGAGATCCTCGAAGGGCTGGATGCTTCCGGTATCGCCGTGCTCAACCTCGACGACAAGGCCTTCCCGATCTGGAAAGCCCGCGCCGCCGGCCGTCAGGTGCTGAGTTTTGCCCTGACCAACAATGCCGCCGACTTTTACGCCTCTGATATCCAGCGCGATGCCCGTGGCTGCCCGAACTTCACTCTGCACGCTGGCAACGGCTCCGAGCGGATCCAGTTGAACCTGCTGGGCACCCATAACGTGGCCAATGCCCTGGCCGCTGCGGCTGCCGCTCATGCCCTGGGCGTGTCGCTGTTCGGCATCGCCACCGGGCTCAACGCGGTGCAGCCGGTCAAGGGCCGCACCGTCGCCCAGCTGGCGAAAAACGGCATGCGGGTCATCGACGACACCTACAACGCGAACCCCACGTCAATGTGCGCAGCCGTTGATATACTCACCGGCTTTTCCGGCCGCACCGTCCTGGTGCTCGGAGATATCGGCGAGTTGGGCGATTGGGCGGAGCAGGGGCACCGTGAAGTGGGTGCTTATGCCGCCGGCAAGGTCTCGGCGCTCTACGCCGTGGGCCCGATGATGGCCCACGCGGTCGCCGCCTTCGGTGAACACGCCCGACACTTCGCCAGCCAGGCCGAGCTGATCGCAGCACTGGGCGCCGAGCAAGATACAAACACCACTATTTTGATCAAGGGATCGCGCAGCGCGGTGATGGAAAACATCGTCGCGGCTTTGTGTGGTTCCAGCACGGAGAAACATTGA
- a CDS encoding UDP-N-acetylmuramoyl-L-alanyl-D-glutamate--2,6-diaminopimelate ligase yields the protein MSLSLNKIFAHAGRDLLIRELTLDSRNVRAGDLFLAVPGGKFDGRAHIADALQRGAAAVAYEVEGATVLPITDVPLIPVKGLAAQLSDIAGRFYGDPSRHLNLIGVTGTNGKTSVTQLVAQALDLLGQHCGIVGTLGSGFYGTLQSGMHTTPNPIAVQATLADLKKAGAKAVAMEVSSHGLDQGRVTALAFDVAVLTNLSRDHLDYHGTMEAYGSTKAKLFGWADLGCRVINLDDEFGRLLASDEQDSRLITYSLEDPRAYLYCREAQFDDEGVRATLVTPQGEHHLCSTLLGRFNLSNVLAAIGALLGLDYALDEILHVLPKLEGPAGRMQRLGGGSQPLVVVDYAHTPDALEKVLLALRPHAKGRLLCLFGCGGDRDRGKRPLMAEVVERLADGVLVTDDNPRTEDPAQIFDDIRAGFSAVDKVEFVSGRGLAIAQLIAGASADDVIVLAGKGHEDYQEINGVRLDFSDLVEADRALTAWEVAHA from the coding sequence ATGTCTCTTAGCCTGAACAAGATTTTCGCCCACGCTGGTCGTGATCTGCTGATTCGCGAACTGACCCTGGACAGCCGCAATGTGCGCGCCGGCGATCTGTTCCTTGCGGTGCCTGGCGGCAAGTTCGATGGCCGTGCGCACATTGCCGATGCCTTGCAGCGCGGTGCGGCTGCCGTGGCTTATGAGGTTGAAGGTGCGACCGTTCTGCCGATTACCGACGTACCGCTGATTCCGGTCAAAGGCCTGGCGGCGCAGCTGTCGGATATCGCCGGACGTTTTTATGGCGACCCGAGTCGTCATCTCAACCTGATTGGCGTGACCGGTACCAACGGCAAGACCAGCGTGACCCAGTTGGTCGCGCAAGCGCTCGACCTGCTGGGCCAGCACTGCGGTATCGTTGGCACCCTGGGCAGCGGTTTTTATGGCACGCTGCAAAGCGGGATGCACACCACACCGAACCCGATTGCCGTGCAGGCCACCCTGGCCGACCTGAAAAAGGCCGGTGCCAAAGCCGTGGCGATGGAAGTGTCGTCCCATGGTCTGGACCAAGGGCGGGTCACTGCTCTGGCTTTCGATGTGGCGGTGCTGACCAATCTGTCGCGTGACCATCTGGACTATCACGGCACCATGGAAGCCTACGGCTCCACCAAGGCCAAGCTGTTCGGCTGGGCCGACCTGGGTTGCCGGGTCATCAACCTCGACGATGAGTTCGGTCGGCTGTTGGCCAGTGACGAGCAGGATTCGCGGCTGATTACCTACAGCCTCGAGGACCCTCGGGCCTATCTGTACTGCCGCGAAGCGCAATTCGATGATGAAGGCGTGCGGGCGACCCTGGTGACTCCGCAGGGCGAACATCATCTGTGCAGCACCTTGCTCGGTCGTTTCAACCTGAGCAACGTGCTGGCTGCTATCGGCGCCTTGCTCGGCCTGGATTACGCCCTCGACGAAATTCTCCATGTACTGCCGAAACTGGAAGGTCCGGCCGGCCGCATGCAACGCCTGGGTGGTGGCTCGCAACCGCTGGTAGTGGTCGACTACGCCCACACCCCGGATGCCCTGGAAAAAGTATTGCTGGCCCTGCGTCCCCATGCCAAGGGCCGTTTGCTTTGCCTGTTCGGCTGCGGTGGCGATCGCGATCGCGGCAAGCGTCCGCTGATGGCGGAAGTGGTCGAGCGCCTGGCCGATGGTGTGCTGGTCACCGATGACAACCCGCGCACGGAAGATCCAGCGCAGATTTTCGACGACATTCGTGCCGGTTTCAGCGCGGTGGACAAGGTCGAATTCGTCTCCGGTCGCGGCCTGGCCATCGCCCAGCTGATCGCCGGCGCTTCGGCCGATGACGTCATTGTCCTGGCCGGTAAAGGCCATGAGGACTATCAGGAAATCAACGGCGTGCGTCTCGACTTCTCCGACTTGGTGGAAGCCGACCGGGCACTGACCGCGTGGGAGGTGGCCCATGCTTAA
- a CDS encoding peptidoglycan D,D-transpeptidase FtsI family protein — MKLEGALFPWRFRLVLGLLGIMVAAIAWRIIDLQVVDRDFLKGQGDARSVRHIPIPAHRGLITDRNGEPLAVSTPVTTLWANAKEMQLAKDKWPALAAALGQDPKALAERLEAQANKEFIYLVRGLTPEQGQQVLDLKVPGVYGIEEFRRFYPAGEVTAHMVGFTDIDDRGREGVELAYDEWLAGVPGKRQVIKDRRGRLIKDVQVTKNAKAGKPLALSIDLRLQYLANRELRNAIVENGAKAGSLVIMDVKTGEILAMVNQPTYNPNNRRNLQPAMMRNRAMIDVFEPGSTMKAISMSAALETGRWKPSDTVEVYPGTLQIGKYTIRDVSKTEGAVLDLTGILINSSNVGMSKIAFDIGGEAIFRLAQKIGLGQDTGLGFPGERVGNLPNYREWRKAETATLSYGYGISVTAIQLVHAFSALANNGRIAPLTLIKTDKTPETTQVIPEKVAKTMQGMLQQVIEAPRGVFRAQVPAYHVAGKSGTARKTSVGTKGYAENSYRSLFAGFGPMSDPRYAIVVVIDEPSKAGYFGGLVSAPVFSKVMSGTLRLMNISPDNLPPTQQANAAPAKGGRG; from the coding sequence ATGAAACTTGAAGGCGCACTCTTTCCCTGGCGGTTCCGCCTGGTGCTGGGTCTGCTTGGCATCATGGTGGCGGCGATTGCCTGGCGCATCATCGATCTGCAGGTCGTCGATCGCGACTTCCTCAAGGGGCAGGGCGACGCGCGCAGCGTTCGGCATATCCCGATCCCGGCTCACCGTGGCCTGATCACCGACCGTAACGGCGAGCCGCTGGCGGTCAGTACGCCGGTGACCACCCTGTGGGCCAACGCCAAGGAAATGCAGCTGGCCAAGGACAAGTGGCCAGCACTGGCTGCTGCCTTGGGGCAAGACCCTAAAGCGTTGGCCGAGCGTCTTGAAGCACAAGCCAATAAAGAGTTCATCTACCTGGTGCGTGGCCTGACGCCCGAGCAGGGTCAGCAGGTTCTCGATCTCAAGGTGCCGGGGGTCTATGGCATCGAAGAGTTCCGGCGTTTCTACCCGGCCGGTGAAGTGACCGCGCACATGGTCGGCTTTACCGACATCGACGACCGCGGTCGCGAAGGGGTCGAACTGGCCTATGACGAATGGCTGGCCGGGGTCCCGGGCAAGCGCCAGGTCATCAAGGATCGGCGCGGCAGACTGATCAAGGATGTCCAGGTCACCAAAAACGCCAAGGCCGGTAAGCCCTTGGCGTTGTCGATTGACTTGCGCCTGCAATACCTGGCCAACCGCGAACTGCGCAATGCCATCGTCGAGAACGGCGCCAAGGCCGGCAGCCTGGTCATCATGGATGTGAAGACCGGCGAGATCCTGGCCATGGTCAACCAGCCGACCTACAACCCGAACAACCGTCGCAACCTGCAGCCGGCGATGATGCGCAACCGCGCCATGATCGACGTGTTCGAGCCGGGTTCGACCATGAAAGCCATCTCCATGAGCGCGGCGCTGGAAACCGGCCGCTGGAAACCGAGCGACACCGTCGAGGTGTATCCGGGCACGCTGCAGATCGGCAAATACACCATTCGTGACGTATCCAAGACCGAAGGCGCGGTGCTCGACCTGACCGGGATTCTGATCAATTCCAGTAACGTCGGCATGAGCAAGATCGCCTTCGACATCGGCGGCGAAGCCATCTTCCGTCTGGCCCAGAAAATTGGCCTCGGCCAGGACACCGGCCTCGGCTTCCCGGGCGAACGTGTCGGCAACCTGCCGAACTACCGCGAGTGGCGTAAGGCCGAGACGGCCACGCTGTCGTACGGCTACGGTATTTCGGTGACCGCGATCCAGTTGGTTCACGCCTTCTCGGCACTGGCCAACAACGGCCGCATCGCACCGCTGACGCTGATCAAAACCGACAAAACCCCGGAAACCACCCAGGTGATTCCGGAAAAAGTCGCCAAGACCATGCAAGGCATGTTGCAGCAGGTGATCGAGGCTCCGCGTGGCGTGTTCCGTGCCCAGGTGCCGGCTTATCACGTGGCCGGCAAGAGTGGTACCGCGCGCAAGACGTCGGTGGGCACCAAGGGTTATGCCGAGAACTCCTACCGCTCGCTGTTCGCCGGTTTCGGCCCGATGAGCGATCCGCGTTACGCCATCGTTGTGGTGATCGATGAGCCGAGCAAGGCCGGCTACTTCGGTGGCCTGGTATCGGCACCGGTGTTCAGCAAAGTGATGTCCGGCACCCTGCGTCTGATGAATATCTCGCCGGACAACCTGCCACCTACCCAACAAGCCAATGCGGCACCAGCTAAAGGAGGGCGCGGCTGA